In Aureibaculum algae, the following are encoded in one genomic region:
- a CDS encoding phytoene desaturase family protein — protein MIGSGVGGLSAAICLAKAGQKVLVLEKHDVPGGWCHSFYLNGYRFTPGVHYVGLLGEGESTNELYKGLGIANDLVFYRMNPNGFEHCWIGDERFDYPANINDFATSLSQRFPKEEKQIKKYLTLVKNVTTELQLIPKLKGFWQHLTVPYRTRHMGKFALFSLKRVMNWHIKNPLLQKILYIQYGDHGLPPSKAPFPLHCAVMGHYFSGSYYPMGGGGAIVKAMTNSIKKHGSEVQTQQGVKSILLANNNKKKAIGVELENGEKLFADRIISNADPGITFLNLVGKENISAKLLKRLTKTKYSCTSLMLFLTVDMDVKKAGLDSGNIWLLPNKDMDDLHDDMQKINILEGDEFSGLFISCTTLKDPASFDGRYHTIEAITYINHKAFDKFKNEKDNDRSSEYLAFKDKIMDKITNSLEKVVPGISENIIHKDLGTPLTNQYYVNTTNGSVYGTEKSFKQIGPFAYKPETEIENLYLCGSSVLSHGVAGASYSGVETAAKILGCKQEDLLKPDENQKIRIYEAEDDSNYPDWMLKKIEVKKARLKSKQDTI, from the coding sequence ATTATTGGCTCTGGTGTAGGTGGACTTTCTGCGGCAATTTGTTTAGCCAAAGCAGGACAAAAAGTGTTAGTATTAGAAAAACATGATGTCCCAGGTGGCTGGTGTCATAGTTTTTACCTTAACGGATACCGTTTTACACCTGGTGTTCATTATGTAGGTTTACTAGGTGAAGGAGAATCGACTAATGAACTTTACAAAGGTTTGGGTATTGCAAATGATTTGGTTTTTTATAGAATGAACCCTAATGGTTTTGAACATTGTTGGATTGGTGATGAACGTTTTGATTATCCTGCAAATATTAATGATTTCGCCACTTCTCTTTCTCAACGTTTTCCAAAGGAGGAAAAACAAATAAAGAAATATTTAACCCTTGTTAAAAATGTAACTACTGAGTTGCAACTCATTCCGAAATTAAAAGGCTTTTGGCAACATTTAACAGTACCTTATAGAACGAGGCACATGGGTAAATTTGCTCTATTCAGCTTAAAAAGAGTTATGAATTGGCATATTAAAAATCCGTTATTACAAAAAATCCTATATATACAATATGGCGATCATGGTTTACCACCATCAAAAGCTCCATTTCCTTTACATTGTGCCGTTATGGGACATTATTTTAGTGGGAGTTATTACCCAATGGGCGGCGGCGGAGCAATTGTAAAAGCCATGACTAATAGCATTAAAAAACATGGTAGTGAGGTACAAACTCAACAAGGTGTAAAGTCCATTTTACTAGCCAACAACAACAAAAAAAAAGCAATTGGTGTTGAACTTGAAAATGGAGAAAAGCTATTTGCGGATAGAATCATTTCAAATGCTGATCCTGGAATTACTTTTTTGAATTTAGTAGGTAAAGAAAATATTAGTGCCAAACTTTTAAAACGCTTAACGAAGACTAAATATTCATGTACCTCTTTAATGTTATTTCTAACGGTGGATATGGATGTAAAAAAAGCGGGTTTAGATTCAGGAAACATTTGGCTTTTGCCAAATAAAGATATGGATGATTTGCATGACGATATGCAAAAAATAAATATTTTAGAAGGAGATGAATTTTCTGGTCTTTTTATAAGTTGTACAACCCTAAAAGACCCTGCCAGCTTCGATGGTCGTTACCATACTATAGAAGCAATAACATATATTAACCATAAAGCTTTTGATAAATTTAAGAATGAAAAGGACAACGACAGGTCCTCTGAATACTTAGCTTTTAAGGACAAAATAATGGACAAAATAACAAACAGTCTAGAAAAAGTTGTGCCAGGTATTTCAGAAAACATTATACATAAAGATTTAGGCACACCATTAACAAATCAATATTATGTCAACACTACTAACGGTAGTGTTTATGGTACAGAAAAGAGTTTTAAGCAAATTGGACCTTTTGCATATAAACCGGAAACCGAAATTGAAAATCTTTATTTATGCGGTTCAAGTGTTTTATCTCATGGTGTTGCAGGAGCGAGCTATTCAGGTGTTGAAACTGCTGCAAAAATTTTAGGATGCAAACAGGAAGATTTACTAAAACCGGACGAAAATCAAAAGATTAGAATATATGAGGCAGAAGACGATAGTAACTACCCCGACTGGATGCTTAAGAAAATTGAAGTAAAAAAAGCACGACTTAAATCAAAACAGGATACAATCTAG
- a CDS encoding MBL fold metallo-hydrolase, which produces MNITFLGTGTSQGIPIIGSNHPVCLSDDTKDKRLRSSIMLEWGNFRYIIDCGPDFRQQMLRENVDAINGILFTHEHADHTAGLDDIRPFSHKMGNVPLFVPERIIGNLEQRFYYIFTKVNRYPGAPSAGIQVVENEVFTLGEKEVLPVEVIHGKLPIFGYRFDDFAYLTDLKTIEDKEKDKLKNLDTLVVNTLRKEPHPTHLNLEDALSFIDELQPKRAYLTHISHNLGFHKEVQEQLPENVFLAYDGLKISV; this is translated from the coding sequence ATGAACATTACTTTTTTGGGTACAGGAACTTCTCAAGGCATACCAATTATTGGTAGTAATCATCCAGTCTGTTTATCAGATGATACTAAGGATAAAAGGTTGCGTAGCTCTATTATGCTTGAATGGGGTAACTTTAGATACATTATTGATTGTGGTCCTGATTTTAGGCAACAAATGTTGAGAGAAAATGTTGATGCCATTAATGGTATTTTATTTACTCATGAACATGCCGATCATACAGCTGGTTTAGATGACATCAGACCTTTTTCACATAAAATGGGTAACGTCCCATTATTTGTTCCAGAAAGAATTATTGGTAATTTAGAGCAACGTTTTTATTATATTTTCACAAAAGTAAATAGATATCCTGGAGCTCCAAGTGCAGGAATTCAAGTTGTAGAAAATGAGGTGTTTACACTAGGAGAAAAAGAAGTGCTTCCTGTTGAAGTAATCCATGGAAAATTACCCATTTTTGGTTATAGATTTGATGATTTTGCTTATTTAACAGATCTAAAGACAATTGAGGATAAAGAAAAAGATAAACTTAAAAATTTGGATACTCTTGTAGTGAACACCTTAAGAAAAGAGCCACATCCGACCCATTTAAATTTAGAAGATGCCCTTAGTTTTATTGATGAGTTACAACCTAAAAGAGCCTATTTAACACATATCAGTCACAATTTAGGTTTTCATAAAGAAGTACAAGAGCAATTACCAGAAAATGTATTTTTAGCTTATGATGGTTTAAAAATTAGCGTGTAA
- a CDS encoding TonB-dependent receptor, with protein sequence MSVTLKGDKEIANIPSIKRKSLKINLNDNIYGTFAEIGAGQETVRNFFRAGGASGTIAKAMSAYDKDFSDAIYGIEHDNRYVTQPRLKKMLTHEIELMEDRLSRSKHPEKLFFSYANTVATIDFAKKFKGHGWVGIKFQLDPLEDYNEIVLHIRFKQNDARLQQETLGVLGVNLIFGAFYMNDRPKELLKSFYDNLDKDQIEIDMINFSGPRFMYVDNRLMSLQLVKNGMTDAVMFGPDGNNLLPAQVLYKKNILALRGSFRPVTKVNMDMFENAQKMFLNEKTVSEDNAKIIFEITLANLRAEGEINERDFLDRAELLCSLGQNVMITNFQEYYKLVEYFAQFTKARMALAMGVYNLVQIFDEKYYRHLSGGILEAFGKLFFKDLKVYLYPLKDQDTGEFITSDTLKVHPRMKELYKFFKYNGKMLDIENFNPEILDIFSRNVLQMIADGEEGWEEMIPHRVAELIKDHRLFGYSTRKFAKKINK encoded by the coding sequence ATGTCAGTTACTTTAAAAGGTGATAAAGAAATTGCGAATATCCCTTCCATTAAAAGAAAGTCGTTAAAAATTAATCTTAATGACAATATTTATGGAACCTTTGCCGAAATAGGTGCGGGTCAAGAAACTGTGCGTAATTTTTTTAGAGCTGGTGGTGCTTCTGGAACTATTGCCAAAGCGATGTCAGCATATGACAAAGATTTTTCTGATGCTATTTATGGCATTGAGCATGACAATAGATATGTTACTCAGCCTCGTTTAAAAAAAATGTTGACTCATGAAATTGAGTTAATGGAAGATCGCTTAAGTAGATCTAAACATCCTGAAAAACTATTCTTTTCGTATGCCAATACTGTTGCGACAATAGATTTTGCTAAAAAGTTTAAAGGACATGGATGGGTTGGTATTAAATTTCAATTAGATCCGCTTGAGGATTATAATGAAATTGTTTTACACATTAGATTTAAACAAAATGATGCCCGTTTACAACAAGAAACATTAGGCGTATTAGGTGTAAATCTTATTTTTGGTGCTTTTTACATGAATGATAGACCGAAAGAATTATTAAAATCTTTCTACGACAATTTGGACAAAGACCAAATTGAAATAGACATGATTAATTTTTCTGGACCTCGTTTTATGTATGTAGACAATAGGTTGATGAGTCTTCAGTTGGTAAAAAACGGAATGACTGATGCCGTAATGTTTGGACCAGATGGTAACAATTTATTACCTGCTCAAGTATTATATAAAAAGAATATTTTAGCATTGCGTGGTAGCTTTAGACCCGTTACCAAAGTGAATATGGATATGTTTGAAAACGCTCAAAAAATGTTTTTAAACGAGAAAACGGTTTCTGAAGATAATGCTAAAATTATATTTGAAATTACCTTAGCTAATTTAAGAGCCGAAGGTGAAATTAATGAACGTGACTTTTTAGACAGAGCTGAACTACTTTGCTCTTTAGGTCAAAACGTTATGATCACCAATTTTCAAGAATATTATAAACTGGTTGAATATTTTGCTCAATTTACGAAAGCAAGAATGGCCTTGGCAATGGGTGTTTACAACTTAGTTCAGATTTTTGATGAGAAGTATTACCGTCACTTAAGTGGTGGTATTTTGGAAGCTTTTGGTAAATTATTCTTTAAAGATTTAAAAGTATATCTATATCCATTAAAAGACCAAGATACGGGCGAATTTATAACTAGTGATACGTTAAAAGTACATCCTCGTATGAAAGAATTGTATAAATTCTTTAAGTACAATGGTAAGATGTTAGATATAGAAAACTTTAACCCTGAAATACTAGATATTTTCTCTAGAAATGTATTGCAAATGATTGCCGATGGTGAAGAAGGTTGGGAAGAAATGATTCCTCATCGTGTAGCTGAACTTATAAAAGATCATCGTCTTTTTGGATACTCTACTAGAAAGTTTGCAAAAAAAATAAATAAGTAA
- a CDS encoding sulfatase family protein, giving the protein MKKYLFLSLLLLVFGCNNKTLKEDVTINIKPNIVLIVVDDQGYADFDPFENKSADISTPNMSRIANAGMVFTQAYTTAPVCSPSRAGLITGKNQFRWDKHASWGPGLPDSVKTIAEYLKEAGYATARVGKNDLGQKFHRNDVREYPLHHGYDEFLGFSAHAHDYWLNSQKIKDRTPDPYGTSALLGPLMHNMGEKSYEEGYLTDIFTDEAIDFIKRKKDTPFFLTLAYNSVHHLIHQVPQKYLDKFDVKPIANYDPDSLVAFDKRKTGSYSAYYDKYSRLGAIQDEDLRKYYLANLNCLDDNIGRVLDVLKSENLDDNTIIVYVSDNGGTPLNGANNAPLTAGKYSIWEGGIRVPMAIRWPGKIAGGRVEGNYVSALDIMPTLLEASGVQLNDDTIDGISLLKPEKERLLVWKWQKTWAVRKGDWKLTNTNENSWKGRPSNLYIKPIVNDLTLKLFDLNKDPGERVNLADKYPDKVIALETAYTNWMKQNLGKY; this is encoded by the coding sequence ATGAAAAAATATTTATTTTTAAGTCTGCTACTATTAGTTTTTGGTTGTAATAATAAGACTTTAAAGGAGGATGTAACTATTAATATAAAACCGAATATTGTATTAATTGTAGTGGATGATCAAGGGTATGCAGATTTTGATCCTTTCGAAAATAAAAGTGCAGATATTTCTACACCCAACATGTCCAGAATTGCAAATGCGGGTATGGTTTTTACGCAGGCCTATACTACGGCTCCAGTTTGTAGTCCTTCAAGAGCAGGGTTAATCACAGGAAAAAATCAATTTAGATGGGATAAACATGCAAGTTGGGGGCCTGGTTTACCAGATAGTGTTAAAACTATTGCAGAATATTTGAAAGAGGCAGGTTATGCCACTGCTAGAGTTGGTAAAAATGATTTAGGTCAAAAATTTCATAGAAATGATGTGCGTGAATATCCTTTACATCATGGTTATGATGAATTTTTAGGTTTTTCAGCTCATGCCCATGATTATTGGTTGAATTCACAAAAAATTAAAGATAGAACTCCTGATCCATATGGTACCAGTGCTCTTCTAGGTCCATTAATGCATAATATGGGAGAGAAAAGTTATGAAGAAGGGTATTTAACTGACATTTTTACGGATGAAGCAATTGATTTTATAAAACGTAAAAAAGACACACCTTTTTTCTTAACATTAGCGTATAATTCAGTACACCATTTAATACATCAAGTACCACAAAAATATTTAGATAAATTTGATGTAAAACCTATTGCAAACTATGATCCTGATAGTTTGGTTGCCTTTGATAAACGGAAAACAGGTTCCTATTCTGCATATTATGATAAATATTCGCGTTTAGGGGCTATTCAAGATGAAGATCTTAGAAAATATTATTTGGCAAATTTAAATTGTTTAGATGATAATATTGGTCGTGTATTAGACGTATTAAAGTCTGAAAATTTAGATGATAATACAATAATTGTTTATGTTTCAGATAATGGAGGTACTCCATTAAATGGAGCTAATAATGCACCACTTACAGCGGGAAAATATTCTATTTGGGAAGGTGGAATTAGAGTGCCAATGGCAATTCGATGGCCAGGTAAAATAGCAGGAGGTAGGGTAGAAGGTAATTACGTGTCTGCCTTAGATATAATGCCGACATTGTTAGAAGCTAGTGGAGTTCAATTAAATGATGACACTATTGATGGTATTAGTCTTTTAAAGCCAGAGAAAGAGCGTTTGTTAGTTTGGAAATGGCAAAAGACTTGGGCGGTAAGAAAAGGGGATTGGAAACTGACAAATACAAATGAAAATAGTTGGAAAGGAAGACCATCAAATTTATATATAAAACCCATAGTCAATGATCTTACATTAAAATTATTTGATTTAAATAAAGATCCTGGTGAGAGAGTTAATCTTGCTGATAAATATCCTGATAAAGTAATTGCATTAGAAACCGCATATACTAATTGGATGAAACAAAATTTAGGAAAATACTAA
- the bcp gene encoding thioredoxin-dependent thiol peroxidase — MTTLKIGEKAPHFEALDQEGKTRKLEDYKGKKLILFFYPRASTPGCTAEVCNLRDNYATLIEKGYELLGVSADTAKKQENFIKKNTLPFPLLADVDKEVINAYKVWGPKKFMGREFDGIYRTTFVIDEKGIIENIITKVKTKDHAAQVLA, encoded by the coding sequence ATGACGACATTAAAAATAGGAGAGAAGGCACCTCATTTTGAAGCATTGGATCAAGAAGGCAAAACTCGTAAATTGGAAGATTATAAAGGAAAGAAATTAATCTTGTTTTTTTATCCAAGAGCAAGTACACCTGGATGTACTGCTGAAGTTTGTAATTTACGCGATAATTATGCAACACTTATTGAAAAGGGTTATGAATTATTGGGTGTAAGTGCAGATACAGCAAAAAAACAGGAAAATTTTATAAAAAAAAACACCTTACCTTTTCCTCTGTTAGCAGATGTTGATAAGGAAGTTATCAATGCCTATAAAGTGTGGGGGCCTAAAAAGTTTATGGGTAGAGAATTTGATGGCATTTACCGAACTACTTTTGTAATTGATGAAAAAGGAATTATAGAAAATATTATAACCAAAGTTAAGACTAAAGATCACGCGGCTCAGGTTTTAGCATAA
- a CDS encoding endonuclease III domain-containing protein, translating into MTKKESVDFVITELEKLYPKPPIPLTHKDPYTLLISVLLSAQSTDARVNTITPLLFKKADNPYDMVKLSVEEIREIIKPVGLSPMKSKGIYGLSKILIEKHDGNVPQSFEDLEELPAVGHKTASVVMSQAFDIPSFPVDTHIHRLMYRWNLSNGKNVVQTEKDAKRLFPKEIWNKLHLQIIYYAREYSPARAWDLEKDIITKKIGRKSVLNAYYNK; encoded by the coding sequence ATGACTAAAAAAGAAAGTGTAGATTTTGTAATAACAGAATTAGAAAAATTATATCCAAAACCACCCATTCCATTAACACATAAAGATCCGTATACATTATTAATTTCAGTATTATTATCTGCACAAAGTACTGATGCTAGGGTAAATACTATCACTCCTCTCCTATTTAAAAAAGCAGATAATCCTTATGATATGGTTAAGTTAAGTGTTGAGGAAATTAGAGAAATAATAAAACCTGTTGGCCTTTCACCTATGAAATCGAAAGGGATTTACGGTTTATCTAAAATATTAATCGAAAAGCATGATGGTAATGTTCCGCAGAGTTTTGAAGATTTAGAAGAACTACCAGCTGTTGGTCACAAAACGGCGTCTGTTGTTATGAGTCAAGCATTTGATATTCCGTCATTTCCTGTTGACACGCATATTCATAGATTAATGTATCGATGGAATTTAAGTAATGGTAAAAATGTAGTTCAAACAGAAAAAGATGCGAAACGCTTATTTCCAAAAGAAATATGGAATAAATTACATCTTCAAATTATATATTACGCTAGAGAATATTCTCCTGCCCGAGCATGGGATTTAGAAAAAGATATAATAACAAAAAAAATAGGCAGAAAAAGTGTTCTCAATGCCTATTATAATAAATAA
- a CDS encoding RNA polymerase sigma factor has translation MQKQKLDDSVLVKNYINGSERSLEILVGRHKQKIYSFIYSKVLDRDIAEDIFQDAFIKVIKTLKLGNYNEEGKFLPWVMRISHNLVIDHFRKSNRMPSFKNTEEFDIFSVLSDSSLNAEKEIIKNQIHFDVRRIIEELPEDQKEVLIMRIYRDMSFKEISENTGVSINTALGRMRYALINLRKIIEKNKIVLTN, from the coding sequence ATGCAAAAACAAAAGTTGGACGATAGCGTCTTAGTTAAGAACTACATTAATGGTAGTGAAAGATCATTAGAAATATTAGTTGGTCGTCACAAACAAAAAATCTACAGTTTTATTTATTCTAAAGTATTAGATAGAGATATCGCAGAAGATATTTTTCAAGATGCTTTTATTAAAGTAATCAAAACTTTAAAATTAGGTAACTACAACGAAGAAGGTAAATTCTTACCTTGGGTAATGAGAATTTCTCATAACTTAGTTATTGATCATTTTAGAAAAAGTAATAGAATGCCTTCATTTAAGAATACTGAAGAATTTGATATTTTTTCAGTATTAAGTGATTCTTCTTTAAATGCAGAGAAAGAAATTATAAAAAATCAAATTCATTTTGACGTTAGAAGGATAATTGAAGAATTACCTGAAGATCAAAAAGAAGTATTAATTATGCGTATTTATAGAGACATGAGTTTTAAAGAAATCTCTGAAAATACAGGTGTTAGTATCAATACTGCCTTAGGTAGAATGCGATATGCCTTGATTAATTTGAGAAAAATTATTGAAAAGAATAAAATAGTTTTAACTAATTAA
- the uvrA gene encoding excinuclease ABC subunit UvrA, whose product MKIDNLDPREQIIIKKAALHNLKDIDVAIPRNKLVVITGLSGSGKSSLAFDTLYAEGQRRYVESLSSYARQFLGKLNKPKVEYIKGIAPAIAIEQKVNSTNPRSTVGTSTEIYDYFKLLFARIGRTYSPISGNEVKKNTVADVIDHVKKYDNGSKLLLLAPIYIDEDRTLEKVLQILEQQGYSRIKVNNDVVRINDFKPKNQKEFQLVVDRVVVQDDEDFYNRLADAIETTFFEGKGECVIEDLSNNNQNIFNNKFELDGISFLEPNTHLFSFNNPYGACPACEGYGNIIGIDKDLVIPNTSLSIYDDAIVPWRTESFLEYKEALVDNAYKFDFPIHKPYFELTEEQIQLLWDGNKYFHGLNTFFKHIEEKTYKIQYRVMLSRYRGKTKCTTCNGKRLRQETANIKISGTTITDLVNLPINEVLDFFQGLKLEEHDQQIAKRLLKEINNRLLFLSDVGLNYLSLNRASNSLSGGESQRINLATSLGSSLVGSMYILDEPSIGLHSKDTERLVNVLKGLRDLGNTVIVVEHDEDIMKAADYIIDIGPEAGTFGGELVAYGTYNEILKADTLTANYLKGKLKIEVPKERRKGLGYIKVIGAREHNLKNIDVQFPLNTLTIITGVSGSGKSTLVKNILYPALQKKLFNHGEKPGQFTDIEGDFSTIKSVEFIDQNPIGRSSRSNPVTYIKVYDDIRALFTQQKLSNIRGYKAKHFSFNVDGGRCETCKGEGEVTIGMQFMADVHLPCETCKGKRFKKEILEVKFENKSISDVLEMTIDEATAFFKQHEQKKIVTKLKPLQDVGLGYVQLGQASSTLSGGEAQRIKLASFLVKGVTKDKVLFIFDEPTTGLHFHDIKKLLASFNALIEKGHSIVVIEHNIDLIKCADYIIDLGKDGGKTGGQLLFQGLPEDLVNVKESYTSKYLGEKL is encoded by the coding sequence GTGAAGATAGACAACTTAGATCCAAGAGAACAAATAATTATAAAAAAAGCTGCATTACACAACTTAAAAGACATAGATGTGGCTATTCCTAGAAATAAATTAGTAGTTATTACTGGCTTATCTGGGTCTGGAAAATCAAGTTTAGCATTTGATACTTTATATGCAGAAGGGCAACGTCGGTATGTAGAAAGTTTATCGTCATATGCAAGACAATTTTTAGGCAAATTAAACAAACCCAAAGTTGAATATATTAAGGGTATTGCTCCTGCAATTGCGATTGAACAAAAGGTAAATAGCACAAATCCTCGTTCTACGGTAGGTACTTCTACTGAAATTTACGATTACTTTAAACTTTTATTTGCCCGAATAGGTAGAACTTATTCACCAATTTCCGGTAATGAAGTCAAAAAAAATACCGTTGCTGATGTTATTGATCATGTTAAAAAATATGATAATGGTAGTAAATTATTATTATTAGCACCTATATATATAGATGAAGATAGAACCTTAGAAAAGGTACTACAAATTTTAGAGCAGCAAGGTTATTCTAGAATTAAAGTTAATAATGACGTTGTTAGAATCAATGACTTTAAACCTAAAAATCAAAAAGAATTTCAGTTGGTAGTTGATAGAGTCGTTGTACAAGACGATGAAGACTTTTACAACCGATTGGCAGATGCCATTGAAACTACCTTTTTTGAAGGTAAAGGCGAATGTGTAATTGAAGATTTATCAAATAACAATCAAAATATCTTTAACAATAAGTTTGAACTCGACGGAATTTCTTTTTTAGAACCAAATACACATTTATTTAGTTTTAACAATCCATATGGAGCGTGTCCAGCTTGCGAAGGATACGGAAATATAATAGGTATAGATAAAGATTTAGTAATCCCAAATACATCATTATCAATTTATGATGACGCTATTGTACCGTGGCGAACAGAATCTTTTTTAGAATATAAAGAAGCTTTAGTTGATAATGCCTATAAATTTGATTTTCCAATTCACAAACCTTATTTTGAATTAACAGAAGAGCAAATTCAATTACTATGGGATGGAAACAAATATTTTCATGGGTTAAATACATTTTTCAAACATATTGAAGAAAAAACCTATAAGATTCAATACCGAGTAATGCTTTCAAGATATCGTGGCAAAACAAAATGTACTACATGTAATGGTAAACGATTACGACAAGAAACTGCCAATATTAAAATAAGTGGAACTACAATAACAGATCTCGTAAACCTTCCTATTAATGAAGTTCTTGATTTTTTTCAAGGTCTAAAACTTGAGGAACATGATCAACAAATTGCGAAAAGACTCTTAAAAGAAATCAATAACAGATTACTTTTCTTGTCAGATGTAGGTTTAAATTACTTAAGTTTAAATAGAGCATCTAATTCTCTTTCTGGAGGTGAAAGCCAACGTATTAATTTGGCTACTTCCTTAGGTAGTAGTTTGGTAGGCTCTATGTATATTTTAGATGAACCCAGTATCGGCTTGCACTCTAAAGATACAGAACGCTTAGTAAATGTATTAAAAGGATTACGCGATTTAGGTAATACTGTAATTGTTGTTGAACATGATGAAGATATTATGAAAGCGGCAGACTACATTATTGATATTGGACCTGAAGCAGGAACTTTTGGTGGTGAATTGGTAGCATATGGCACTTATAATGAAATTTTAAAAGCCGACACGTTAACGGCAAATTACCTAAAGGGAAAATTAAAAATTGAAGTTCCAAAAGAAAGAAGAAAAGGTCTTGGTTACATAAAAGTAATTGGAGCAAGAGAACATAATTTAAAAAATATTGATGTTCAATTTCCATTGAATACGTTAACTATAATTACTGGAGTTTCTGGAAGTGGAAAAAGTACTTTAGTTAAAAATATTCTATATCCTGCCTTACAGAAAAAATTATTTAATCATGGTGAAAAACCAGGACAATTTACAGATATTGAAGGTGATTTTTCTACTATTAAAAGTGTCGAATTTATAGATCAAAATCCAATAGGGCGTTCAAGTAGATCAAACCCTGTTACTTACATAAAGGTATATGATGATATCCGAGCTTTATTTACACAACAAAAATTATCTAATATAAGAGGTTATAAAGCAAAACATTTTTCTTTTAACGTAGATGGTGGTAGATGCGAAACCTGCAAAGGAGAAGGCGAAGTAACCATTGGTATGCAATTTATGGCAGATGTACATTTACCTTGTGAAACCTGTAAAGGCAAACGATTTAAAAAAGAAATACTAGAAGTAAAATTTGAAAATAAATCTATTTCTGATGTCTTAGAAATGACAATTGATGAAGCAACTGCATTTTTTAAGCAGCATGAACAAAAAAAGATTGTCACCAAATTAAAACCGTTGCAAGATGTAGGGTTAGGTTACGTACAATTAGGTCAGGCCTCTTCTACCCTATCAGGTGGTGAAGCTCAACGAATTAAGCTTGCTTCTTTCTTAGTAAAAGGAGTTACAAAAGATAAGGTTTTATTCATTTTTGATGAACCCACAACAGGATTACATTTTCACGATATTAAGAAACTACTTGCTTCGTTTAATGCCTTAATTGAAAAAGGACATTCTATTGTGGTGATTGAACATAACATAGACTTAATAAAATGTGCTGATTATATTATTGACCTAGGTAAAGACGGAGGAAAAACGGGTGGTCAACTATTATTTCAAGGGTTACCTGAAGATTTAGTTAATGTAAAGGAATCTTATACATCGAAATATTTGGGAGAGAAACTTTAA
- a CDS encoding tetratricopeptide repeat protein, protein MKPKFLYFFFFIISINCTKPTNSDAFIENVTGRYLYDSDQVIEVYFKDKVLLLTWKGIKDIKPMKFDDDIFFVKEMNEKITFKTNPQDQKEYLVLLPKEEGAEITFNFKKLEKNELTPSEYLANDNFEEALAGYIAIQQKDSLNIAVNENEMNAIGYYHLGRNEIPKAINVLKINAVLHPKSDNVFDSLGEAYLKSGDTLQAIVNYKKALAIDSGNRRAKNVVEKFDKK, encoded by the coding sequence ATGAAACCTAAATTTTTATATTTCTTTTTTTTCATAATTAGTATCAATTGTACAAAACCAACAAATAGTGATGCTTTTATTGAAAACGTAACTGGACGCTATTTATACGATTCTGATCAAGTGATTGAAGTTTACTTTAAGGATAAGGTTTTACTATTAACCTGGAAAGGAATTAAAGACATAAAACCAATGAAGTTTGATGATGATATCTTTTTCGTAAAAGAAATGAACGAAAAGATCACTTTTAAAACAAATCCTCAAGATCAAAAAGAATATTTGGTATTACTTCCCAAAGAAGAAGGTGCTGAAATCACATTTAATTTTAAAAAATTAGAGAAAAATGAATTAACACCTAGTGAATATCTAGCAAACGATAATTTTGAAGAAGCATTAGCTGGTTATATAGCTATTCAACAAAAAGATTCATTAAACATAGCCGTAAACGAGAATGAGATGAACGCTATAGGTTATTATCATCTTGGACGAAATGAAATCCCAAAAGCCATTAACGTACTAAAAATCAATGCTGTTTTACACCCAAAAAGCGATAATGTATTTGATAGTTTAGGGGAAGCTTATTTGAAAAGTGGAGATACATTACAAGCCATAGTTAATTACAAAAAAGCACTAGCAATAGATTCTGGCAACAGACGTGCAAAAAACGTAGTTGAAAAATTTGATAAAAAATAA